Proteins from a single region of Runella sp. SP2:
- a CDS encoding BlaI/MecI/CopY family transcriptional regulator, translating to MKPTDSELEILQVLWQEGPCTVRQVNERLTENRDVGYTTTLKLMQIMYEKGLLTRMEDARSHVYEANVSEEETQATLLERFVGTAFRGSASKLVMQALGSHKTTPAELDEIRKLLDQIEQQP from the coding sequence ATGAAACCAACAGACTCCGAACTTGAAATCTTACAAGTGCTTTGGCAAGAAGGCCCTTGTACTGTGCGGCAGGTCAATGAGCGTTTGACCGAAAACCGCGACGTGGGTTACACCACCACCCTAAAACTAATGCAAATCATGTACGAAAAAGGGCTACTGACGCGGATGGAAGATGCCCGTTCGCACGTATATGAAGCCAACGTGAGCGAAGAAGAAACCCAAGCCACGCTGCTTGAGCGATTTGTGGGTACGGCCTTTCGGGGGTCGGCCAGCAAGCTGGTCATGCAAGCCCTTGGTTCGCACAAAACCACCCCTGCTGAACTGGATGAAATTCGTAAACTCTTAGACCAAATCGAACAACAGCCATGA